The Aequorivita sublithincola DSM 14238 genome window below encodes:
- the eno gene encoding phosphopyruvate hydratase, with amino-acid sequence MSIIIDINARQIFDSRGNPTIEVDVITENGFMGRAAVPSGASTGEHEAVELRDGGKAYMGKGVLKAVENVNGKIAGTLLGVSVFEQELIDKTMIDLDGTKNKSKLGANAILGVSLAAAKAAANELGMPLYRYVGGVSAKTLPVPMMNIINGGSHSDAPIAFQEFMVMPVKAKNFAHAMQMGSEIFHNLKKVLHDRGLSTAVGDEGGFAPTLDGTEDALETIAKATKKAGYKLGDDVMIALDCAASEFYVKKKYDYTKFEGEKGKIRTSKEQGDYLAELCEKYPIISVEDGMDENDWEGWKYLTEKIGHKVQLVGDDIFVTNVEILSRGISEKIANSILIKVNQIGTLTETIAAVNMAHNAGYTSVMSHRSGETEDNTIADLAVALNCGQIKTGSASRSDRMAKYNQLLRIEEQLGEVAYFPQHNAFKI; translated from the coding sequence AAACGGTTTTATGGGTCGTGCCGCAGTACCTTCTGGAGCTTCAACTGGCGAACACGAAGCCGTAGAACTTCGTGATGGCGGAAAAGCTTATATGGGCAAAGGCGTATTAAAAGCTGTTGAAAACGTAAACGGTAAAATTGCTGGTACACTTTTAGGTGTTTCAGTTTTTGAACAAGAACTGATAGACAAAACAATGATTGATTTGGATGGAACCAAAAACAAATCAAAACTTGGAGCGAACGCTATTCTTGGCGTTTCATTAGCCGCTGCAAAAGCTGCTGCCAATGAACTTGGGATGCCATTGTATCGTTACGTGGGCGGTGTGAGTGCGAAAACGCTACCAGTACCAATGATGAATATTATTAACGGAGGTTCACACAGTGATGCGCCAATCGCTTTTCAGGAATTTATGGTGATGCCCGTAAAAGCCAAAAACTTCGCACACGCAATGCAAATGGGTTCGGAGATTTTCCACAACCTTAAAAAAGTATTGCACGACCGTGGTTTAAGTACTGCCGTGGGTGATGAAGGTGGTTTTGCACCAACGTTGGACGGAACTGAAGATGCTTTGGAAACCATTGCAAAAGCGACTAAAAAAGCTGGTTATAAATTAGGGGACGATGTAATGATTGCCTTAGATTGTGCTGCTTCAGAATTTTATGTTAAGAAAAAGTACGATTACACCAAATTTGAAGGCGAAAAGGGAAAAATTAGAACATCGAAAGAACAGGGAGATTATTTGGCTGAGCTTTGCGAGAAATACCCCATAATTTCAGTAGAAGATGGTATGGACGAAAACGATTGGGAAGGTTGGAAATATCTCACCGAAAAAATAGGACATAAAGTACAATTAGTGGGTGATGATATTTTCGTGACCAATGTAGAAATTCTTTCTAGAGGTATTTCAGAAAAAATAGCCAATTCAATTCTTATAAAAGTGAATCAAATTGGAACATTGACTGAAACTATTGCAGCAGTAAATATGGCGCACAATGCTGGCTATACTTCAGTAATGAGTCATCGAAGTGGAGAAACCGAAGATAATACTATTGCCGATCTTGCAGTTGCTCTTAATTGCGGACAAATAAAAACCGGCTCTGCTTCAAGAAGTGATAGAATGGCGAAATACAATCAATTGCTCAGAATAGAAGAACAATTGGGCGAAGTTGCTTATTTTCCACAGCACAATGCTTTCAAAATATAG